The following DNA comes from Miscanthus floridulus cultivar M001 chromosome 5, ASM1932011v1, whole genome shotgun sequence.
TTATAGGAAAGGACAATAACCTTGTATCACTTGGCCATTTCCAAGAGTAAATTCAAACGGGTCACCTCTGTCATAGCTAGAATCAAAAACTGATCCATCAGTGAGTGCCCCCTGCAGCATATGAAGCCTTTCAGCTAAATAAATGGGATAGAGAAAGAGGAAAGCGGCGTTGCAGGAAAAGTATCAAGGAGTGCTTTAATCAAACATGAAAAGGCAAACTATATATGAGACAAGATATTGAATCTACAAAGATCATACTGCCAAGCAATTAGCACAGTTCTCCAGCATAGCTATATTAATTGTGTGAGTTAAGATATATATCTGTAGCATCCATGGGCTACAGCACTGAAAAATCAATGTGGAAAATACAGCAAGGCTCAAAAAGTATACAGATCAGATACTTACACGATAATGAACCTTAATTTTGTCTCCTTTGTGTGCTTGCAGGGTGCATGACTCAGGCTTGTACTGAAAGGAAGACGAGCAAGACAAAATCAATGCCACACAGAATCAAAAGGATCCCTCCTTTGAAAATGTAACAGAAAACTACAGCCTATTCTCATTTATAAATCAAATATTTGATAATAGTGTAATTGCATAAGAATAAGCAGAACCTGATGACACACAATTCTCCATTATCACACTCCCTAACTCTCACATTGGCCGCATATTCCAATGATTCTTAGTTTCCTGTTTGAACTTTGAAGGCGTAGCCATAATCCAAAAGGCCCAAAACAGAGGATATATCCTTTGAATAAGACCCCAAACAGAGTACTTCAGCAGCATTACAATGGTTATCCCTTAAGAGGTCTGACTGTGAGTCCGTGACTGGAGGCCATAAGTCATCACCCAGCTTGGTCCAGAATCTGGATACAAGGTACTAGTCCAATAAAGTCCTTTTCCACAGGTAGCAATAGGGAGGGAAACCATCTTCAATACAGGCTAGTTGTTGAGAGGAAATTTTAGACCTCTTCTAGTTTGATTGTTTGAGCATCAACTACAAGAATTTAACGAGCAGTGAACAAGGAACAGTACCGCAATCGTTTCCAGTATTCATCTTTGAATGACGCAAAATAAAATTCAAGTGAAACTAAGTGCATTCGATGACTCCACAATGTTGCTTTGAAGGGGAAGAAAAGGATCCGATTTTGCAGTTGCAGATCCGTGCAGCTCGCTATCCTAGAATCATCCAATGATCCAATCCGACCCCTTTCTGAACTCTGGCAACCTTACTAACATACTTCCACTCACGCCCACGAAATCGAAGGCTGCAGACTTTTTTAAAGGCACTAAAACATCTTTGCTAAATGAACGAACCGGCGAACCCCAGATCCGCAAGGATAACAAGCAATTAAACGGGCGCAGAGAGTTGACCAGTTACAGACAGAGCACACACCTTGACGCCGATCTGAAGCTCGGTGACGTCGCCAGACTTCTTGGCCGACGCTGCAGACAAATCGCAAGCAATGATTTCAAATCACATCAAGGCAAACGAAAAGGATGGCGGACGGCTCAAACGAGGCGACCGAGATTGGAGGTAAAGACACCTCTTTACCTGTCAGGAGGCtggccgcggcggcgacggcggccacgAGGTAGATCAGCTGCCGCTTCTTCCCCATCTCGCTCCCTCCGGCAGTCCTTCTCCACAGTCGCTGGAACCTTCTTCCCCGTGCCCGTTCGGCTCTTTCTGACTATCCACTTTCCCAGTGCCGTCGTCCGTACGTATTGGGTTGGAATTGCTTCTCAGTGGGCTCCTGGCCCAGACGCATTGTCAGGCCCATTTCTCGATGCGGGTGGAGTCGTCCACTTTCTTGCTGGGCCTGCCCACATTTCGAGTGGCCTGCAAACTTCTCCATGGCCTGCGAGGCTGCGACACTGGAATGGATTATGGATGGATAAGATTGTTTAGCACGAGTAGGTACGCGGGGTCAACGGTGCCCACAGCTTCTACTTGCCCATTGCCAGTGAGCTTCGCGGAGGGTAAGCATATCGTGATTTGAGAACCGGTAAGCAATGTAACGCCCGGTGTTAAGCATGTATTTGGTATTGGTATTGCACTAGCACAAACATCATTAAACAtttatgagcatgagcatgtcaaATTATATCTTCAATatcttgcttatatcacatgtgatgtcttttaaatttatacctaggctagggtttacatgtgatcaatgtgtgaaatgcttgtgggactctaggagtacctttaacatgtctagaatgtcacatggaacaactttggtattcatgaattGGACCCAattggtctctaagtcatggttatagcgtaagctatcattttcaagttgcatgattgacctaagttgaactatactctagagactttgcattgctgtgcacccttaagcaaagttgtagaactgaaCTAgggtacaacttttatttttgggtcatggcttgattcagctcctaacatgctcaAAAACAGTCCACAAGTAGCTAGAAATGCTGTTgccacacttagaaaatttggctaagtgtaATTTCAGTTTCAAGTGACCTACTTTGGAGCATGACAACTCACAAACCATTGTGAATTAGGACATGAtgtctaaagcaaagttgtagcctgTACATAATTCTACAAAATTTGTCATAGCACCTTGCACTGATTCGCCATGGTTTGAGAGTAAAATCACCCCCTAATCGCGCTGTTAGTCGGGCCATGGGGAGACTGAATCAGCTGAGTTGATTCAAATCAGCCACGGGTCGTGGCCGACCACATGCAGTGCccgcccgccgcgtggcgcccgTACGCCGCCATTGGTCCTACGACGCCATGCCGAAGTGGAGGAACCGGGcgacgtgctgctgctgctcccattCCATCTctcgctctctgctctcttctCCACGCCGATCCGAGGCGACCGTGCTCGCCATTGCCGCCACCACCGTGCTCCACCCGCTCGCGCACTGTCGTCGCTGCACCACCGCCCAATCCAGCTCGCCAGCAGCTCTGCCATCGTCACCTCTTCCACCCCGACCCACTATCCCCACTTGCCGAGCCAGGGTAAGGGCGTATTTCGCATCGCCATCGCCATGAACTCATCGGAGCGCCACCACACGCTCAGCTCACCGTGAACGAGATACTAGGACCCCAATCAGGAACAGAGAGCCCCACCACAGCGCATCATGCGTCGCCGCAtggccatgcacgcggccaagcttTTCCACTGCGTCACCATGGCCTAATCCGCGTCATAGTGCTACGCTAGGTCactaggatggagtagccatcctcacCAGCGCATACCGTGGTTGGAGATGGCCGGCGCACCACTGCACAGCTCCGCCATGCCGCCATCATCGTCGGCGAGCCATCTCCGGTGAACCCTAGGTCGCGTCTTCACCACCAACCGACGCGGCTTGATGTGGGGAACCTGTTGGTGTCACCGTCATCGCCGGTGATCTCGCCGTCGACGAGATAAGGCTGGCCGAAGCACCTCCCCTGCTCTGGTATCGCTTACACGTGGGTCCTACTAACCAGCGagccccatctgtcagtctgtGTATTACTTGATTTCCTTATTTGTtttcacaaatttgaatgcatattttaaaaattcatatctagagctagagtgtccaaatggagtgaaccaaattttgttggattcatcatggagttagtatttgataaaaatatgaaacctagtGTTTGGGATGTTTTCTGAAAGAAATAaatggagctagataagtgcttttaaattgttttcaatcttgtaaaatgcataacttgagctaggaaagtgataaaattgtgattccaattttgctgatctcGTATTGACTTGCTCTAGTTGGAAAAAATGTTGAACTTGCAGTAAACTAGATTGGAGTAGGGTccttctatttatcttttaataaatagtgttttctaaggaaattcataaggataaaaatatgtaacatattgccatgcaaatttttgtacagtgttaatgggttttagggaagctaagaaaaatatgaaatctattgtttgacactttttactaggctaaactatttttgctaaaataatcctatgcaacttgtcatttttgtagagatggctataattatccaaatagcatgaaatttttatagtagacttTTGGAGTCATATGTAGGATACTGTAATTTcctcagaatttattgtgcacttttgatatattttccttatttcaccttagtgtccaaataaattaataaaggcatttaaataatttatttgggcttgaccatcatgttttcgagagtgtgtatgatgcctatgaactatTGGTACCATGGATTGTTCCCaattttgattgcttgtatgcagtgaaaatattatttgctctaaaattcaattatagaagttgttttggacagattctgttgctAGGTGTTTTGCTTAGGCAAAATGGagtttgttgtaaaaatggttaataataaagttgtaggaaatttcttcatatagcttgtgtcaaaatATCAGGGAAATAGGCCAAATGGTTCGGGagttatggctgttagaagttgATCTTCCGATGTGcttactctctggaatttctggatagatctagaaaattatcttgtttgacTTTGATAGAGGTTGAATcaccttttggtgattaaatggaagttgtaggcaattttataagctttctagaaagtccaggatcataggatttggatgagtagaactccagttatgattaaAAAATGTAGCAGTTGTTTGTGGTACAGaaattgacttggtgagaagTCTTAGAAATTGCtatagaggagatatgcacctactcagtaaataagaatttaactttgttatcatcctaatgatctaatatgatagtcatcatttaaccatgcatattatcatgtcatgtcatccatgacccttcttatgcattcatgattctcactttatgcatgtgcatgcaataggtgcgacgGAAGAAATCACTGTGTTGGAGTACGAGGCCGATCCCTAGGAAGAGCATCAGGAAGTGCAGTAATAGGAGGCCCTAGGAGAAGGCGAGCCCGATGGTGAACAATTGCCTGAGTGCCCCGATCATCAACCTTcaacctttgtgaaaggcaagccctagagcattctaagcctcctatgttttcaaactatcaacttgagtccttttatgttgatgcattaagtactaggagttgattggaactaTTTGCTGCATATATCTTCCTTGTTCAAAtttatatatcttgaatcctatgtaggtctaggattgaatatatgcttagccatgcttagtcagtagaagtcgggtgattacctgtcacctacatgatctaggctgataactaatcacggttggctatatgtgcTAGCATGGAATTTAACCATGTGCCAATGAATAAAGTAGACCAGGCAAGatcatgatagagaagcaacaagacatggaggtcttgggtgcctatctatccctgtctgtgttaattaaggaccgattcgctatatgtcctcatgttatgttgaatgcatgcctatcacttagttggtagGATCCGATGAtacgaccgcgaagctgagtagctcaatttAGGTTGGGCCTCGATAaatgaaagtgcgcacactggaggcagtaaggatacgcggagagccaatggcgtgagtccaagggcaggaccGGGTCTCgatcttcctggcagattggtagaattTCTGAGGGTGCGGTGCTGATTAGACCCACGAGTtagtcctaaattgtaccaaaggtgacctaagactaccttcgtagggtgtgcctcggtttgtgttaggaataaattccctagctgggtaggaatcgattcgaatcgccgtctctcccggatagtgagaacttgactgagcagcggcaacgtagagtaacttaatgaaaacttaatggttatgatgatgctcaaattattcttataccagatatggttactaatgcttgtagcttaatcaagtgattgctctagtacatgtgctaatctaaaGATGCTCAATTGAATAGGTATTgaaattgatgctagaggtactaaatctccaagttatactacttaagcttttatgcaaaatgttgtctagCTAACTCCACttttaaagccttgcatactccttggtgtcttattattttggtttatgacgggtaagtctagctgagtacattctcatacttagggtttattcccatttgttgcagagatgtgatgtaccatggttactgcaagcattgcataactcctgccgttgatggagagtaagactaagggcatggtcattctatatcatctcatctatgtgcttttgttggagatgatcttaaactggctatgtatttgaactatcgtgatgttgtttcaaaactatgttgcttctgctactcctaaatttgagttgtaataactttgttgaaactctgatgtatgtgaactatttgtgaacctgttgtaatatgtgactggttgtgttgaatcatgtacgatcttggtttgtacgttggtttgtttgagatccttcgtgatttcattggactaccgggtttatatgggttcaagtatgatggtttgatcgcttcggtgatttctattgtacttatgctcttataaattggatagtTCTGTTACAAGCAAGCTACTAGGGTTCAACCGTTCAACTGGTTCAAGTAGACAATGCTAGCTGATTGTGCATCCACGTGGAGTCCAACTAAAATAAACCCACTTGGCCACTCGTTAGATCATCACTTGGGGAACAAAAGGTGCCATGTATTATTCATTCAAGGAATGATCGATGACAAAAAACACCCCTAAAAACACACCACACACCATAAATGTCTTTGTTTTTTCAGTCCCCATAAGGATTTTAGTTGGGAAGGTCCACCATCCAATGTGACAAGTTCAAAATTAACCATTTCATAGCACACGTACCCACCTGAATCCAAGCATTTTTACCAATGGTAATGGTGTCACTGTAGGGCAAGTTAGTTGAGTAAGCTAGCTTGGTCCAAtacttagggtctgtttggtagGGTTCCTCTCTAGCTTCGACTttggctcctctggaggagccctaccaaacattTCATAGGGTGAGCTATTTTTCAGTGAAAACAGAGAAGCCAGAGCCGTTTTGGCTGGCTCCTCTTGAGGGAGCCCTGCTAAACCCCCCCTTAAGGCATATTTGGTTTGAGAAACAGTATTATATGTTTATTCCTTTAAATTTGGGTGGAATCACCACATTCTTTATGCCTATAATAATTACTATTAAATTATGAGGGATTGGGTGGTTCTAGATCAACCCATTTACTCCATGAACAAATAGAAAAAAGAAGCAAGGATGGGTAAGAAGATGATGGTTGAAagccctaatttggttttggtgaattaataaatccctaagtgctaatctagtttatcaaagtgatcatgagataggtagcactattccaagtggtggagcaatggtgaagatcatgatgatggtgtggtggccatggtgatcaagtgctcggcttgaaaaagaagaaagagaaaaacaaaagctcaaggcaaaggtgaaacttgataggagctttttggtttggtgatcgagacacttagcgagtgtgatcacatttaggatcgatagccatactattaagaggggtgaaactcgtatcaaaatgttgttatcaaagtgccactagatgttgtaactcattgcatatgcatttaggatttagtagagtgctaacacccttgaaaatgtttgtgaaaatatgctaacacatgtacacaaggtgatatacttggtggttggcacatttgagcaagggtggtgaagtttgtgAAGTGTAGGAGGTGTTTCGTGTTGATCGGACTCATGACCGAACCCTGCatgggcgcgtccggtcaacgtgGCATTGAAGTGCGTGGCTTCGGTTCCTGACCGGACTTCGGTGTAggcgcacgaccggacgcgtagggCCTACGTCCGGTCGCTTGTGATGTATGCTGACGTGGTGGTGTTTGAACTTGGCACAAAGCTAGAGAAGGATCAGACGTTGGCCTACGTTCGGTAATCCTAGATCGAACGCGTTCAATCATGAAAGTGTGGCTCTAGACCCtctctggaagtgatcggactccATGttgttggagcgtccggtcagtcctcGGGTGCATCAGGTCGCTGGCTCTATGGCACGAGCACGAGCGTGATCGTACATGATGTGAGCATGTCAGGCCACGTCCTTGATGTGTCCGATCATCTTTTGACCGTTGACACGGGCGAGACGACCGTTGGAGATCTGTGGCTCATATTTGAAAATGAGGACACATGGCGCGAATTGATGGATCAGACGTTGAGCATCGCATGTCCAGTCAGACCAATCGGTGTGTCCGGTTAGCATGAGGCAGACTGCCTCTTGAGCCCAACGA
Coding sequences within:
- the LOC136453904 gene encoding peptidyl-prolyl cis-trans isomerase FKBP15-1-like, with the translated sequence MGKKRQLIYLVAAVAAAASLLTASAKKSGDVTELQIGVKYKPESCTLQAHKGDKIKVHYRGALTDGSVFDSSYDRGDPFEFTLGNGQVIQGWDQGLLGMCVGEKRKLKIPAKMGYGERGSPPKIPGGATLIFDTELIAVNGKTSGGAKAETDSEL